In the Ptychodera flava strain L36383 unplaced genomic scaffold, AS_Pfla_20210202 Scaffold_163__1_contigs__length_53586_pilon, whole genome shotgun sequence genome, ggacattgaccaatgtcatagctatgcacatcaattttttttgtgatacgatccaatatggccgccgtgcggccattttgttacgattttttcatgtacagagccataactcaggcatatctcaaccaattttattcaaagttggtacaaggacatcaacctatgtcatacacatgcacattgacttgttttgtgatacgatccaatatggccgccgtgtggccattttattacgttttttcatgtccagaaccataactcagacatgtatcaagcaaatttattcaaagttggtacaaggagattgaccaatgtcatacatatgcatgtcaatttgttttgtgatacgatccaatatggctgctgtgcggccattttgttacgattttttcatgtacaaagccataactcaggcatatttcaaccaattttaatcaaagttggtacaaggacattgacctaccgtatgtcatacatatgcacattgatttgttttgtgattcgatccattatggccaccatgtggccattttattacgattttttcatgtcctgaactacaactcagacatgtatcaagcgaatttattcaaaagtatttttatcacagacctaatgaagaggactctatcctctctgaggacctgtaatcaaagcacccattaacaagtggggactgtgtcatcaacgatgacttgtttctatCTACTTTTATCAGgcacaaaacacaaaagacttTCGTTTGCCACCGAGGAAAAAGCGTACATTCttagttttttgctcacgtgtttacacatgtgagcatatgtcgcagcgatgtctgtctgtctgtctgtctgtctgttggtccgatatctcaaaaatggcttatcggatcagaatcaaatctggtacatatattcagttagcaaatggcaagagctgattagtttttggtgggtgtggcttgcatactttttgctcatttgcataattaatgattttagagaaaaaacggatatacattaaaaacgactacacacaatttgatgagatttgctacaaatgttgatcacaccaagatatatcagcagtgggaaccattaaggggtgacatgaaagataaatgctaatttgcatatttaatgaactttcctaactagggatacatgtctgatttgactcgatcaaaattaaccaaacttggtatgtatattaaagatactatgatttaacattattgaaagtcgttaagcgttttaatttcagccaattcctaatttgcatatttcatgaactttgttaattaggaatatatatttgaaatgactggaccaaagttgatgaaacttgctacatgtattgaagccactatgatacaacatttttgaaagtcattaaagcatttttacttcagccaattccgaatttgcatatttaatgaactttcccaattagggatatatatctgaattaacttgattgtagttgttgaaacttgctatatacatcaaagatactgtgatataatattattgaaagtcaaaagacatttttacttcagtcaaaacctaatttgaatattaaatgaattttcataattagggatatttatctgaattgacttgatcaaaattgatgaaacttgctatgtacattaaagacactcttatacaatattattgaaagtcatttagcattttctcttcagccaattcctaatttgcatatttaatgaactttcctaattagagatatatatctgaattgacttgaccaaagttgacaaaatttgctacacatattacagataccatgatacaacattattgacaatcattaagcatttttactttaagccaattcctaatttacatatttaatgaactttgcttattagggatatataccgggatttacgtgaccaaagttggcaaaacatgctatgtacattgatgattataccaggtactaggttaaaacaatatcgaaagtcatttcacattttcatgtcagctaatttataatttgcatatctaatgagctttcacagctccgcatatatggcttgaaggacttggccaacggtaattacacttgctatataaagtgatgatacattgagagcagtcaaataactttttttaatatttttattttagctaattacatatttgtatacttcatgacattTTAGAATTACTCGGCGGTGattatttagaggttataaacggcaagcgagggaaTTTGGTtacggatataagacctctggggtgaaaattagcatatttgggtgaaataatcaccgagcgaagcgaggtgattatttcccgcttataacctcattattaccgtttataacctcattataatatgttaaacttaaaaacaagtggacaatgtcgttatttagggccgaagtCGGAGCgagagttcaggagcgcccagcctcatacaaactctTAAAAGAACATTTAagaacgcgcgcgcgtgcactgttgaattcataaaatacggttacgcaacgcatcgatatcgcgattagtTATccaacttgaagaattttacttcaaaaaaaactcaaaaaacaaaaaaaaatatgttgttgTTACTTGGCCTCCGCTGCTTACAGAAACAcatttgttggttcgtcaagctgcactagactaaaatttaacaatcaaagtCAATCTGAAGCCAcagacttgttcgacattatggcgcgttgagctctcaagttggcgttcTAAATTTGTGCGAGccaaaaatgttacgcggcgcgcaggtcttcttgttgagaatataaaccctggctccagccaatcagatcagattgccggattccagctaagcatataataatgttcattatgttgatcataataatttcaatgaactcACAAACATGTGTTAAaggtttaaattttcacataacttcaatatataatgaaacgcGTGAGcactttcagttcatatctggtttagtTACAAAATCAATCTTCTGTctcaaaacatgacatattagACATGGTAAGCCAAAAAAAATAGATGATCTTCATTAGATAGAAAGGTTAATGGGATGCCAGGTTCACAATGTGTAAATAAAAGACCCATTTCATTGAGTGATGACATATTTATATTAAACAATACAACACCAACTTGTGCAGATGGCTTCTATGAGTAAAGAGGCCTTCATTTGCCAGAGTTGAGAAATACTGCCGCCACCACTCTGTCCAACACTTCAGCAGATGTGACCAGAAGGCTTCGATTCTCTGTAAAAAAATTACGTAATACCATTCGTATCTCTTAAAGCACTTGATATTCGATAccctttcttttcttttgagAGTTAAACACCACACCtacatttgaatgaaaacttGACTTCATAGAGTCCAGAACTTATTGTTTTTCTGATATCATATAATGCACCCGACCTCTTCAACAAGGCCTCTTGTTCCATAAATGATCCAAGTACTAGTGCCATATTTGAAACTGGGCAGGCATGTAACTGAGTTCTAGTACCTTAACTGCAGTATGCTGACATAAACTTTGTTTTATCACCCTGGCTCAATAAACACTCAGGTATCTCTAGAGGTGTAAGTACAGTTACTGTACTCTTCACCAACGAATGATATTGATCACTGATCTGTTCAACTTCTACATTTTGAAGATGGACACTTCACATTAGCCAATGTCTGTAgatctgaaagaaaactttctaTTGCTCATTGTAATTTCCCTCAACTGTTTATTTGCTGTGTAAATGATATCTCACATTACTATGATAAATTTACCTGATTGGCAGTGGATTTTCCGTATATAAAAGAATCTTCTCCAGAATATGGGTCATTTCCTTGTTGGCGTAAATAAATCTGCATTGCAGCAACTGTATCGTTTTCTGTGCCTGGATCTGCCCGCATTCGGAGTGGACAACCTATTTATAACAGAGGTTTTAACAAACATAATTataaactagaaagcatttgcaagcaaaagcgaagttccagagaccagagcagcggaagaaacaagagaatgtgtgacaaagataggtgcagaatgaaagagctagtgctttggattttaatattcaagcacgtacatagttagggctgctagcagtaaacaccatatacaactaaaagcaaggtagtccacagattacaaatgcctacatgtacggtaaaaacgcaacacatacatacgggggcgacaacgcacggaaatgtatatcagacgacattctcgtgagccagagcaataattttcgcttcgctgacctacgcaaaaatcaatcgcttgacgggtagtgctgagttgttgccgtaaagaggcgcgtggtttacgacgatgatcagacgagaggaaacatcggacctaggccgttgaaattgaaaaccgaggccacatgcattttcatttgattaaaagcacagactaaaacaattttcattgcaatgtcgctgttttcacgagatactgaccgtttgatcttggaaagttgagctgctttaacgtgcagccaacgcatgccggcgccggtgcggtgacagggctgtgtgttatcggcgttaaacggcctcgcagactggtataggaaaaaccgctggtggctcctcagaaatacggcgggcagtttcccgccaaaacagccgattttgaatccaaattttgcattgaccttcgttttcgagcacacccacctcgcaaAGGTACACGATgtacccagccgcgcttgtaaacttagggaaagcctaattttctttctctatgcgagcgaagccATCTTATGCGCCGCCATTGttacattcgggcgaaacagtatagcgccacgtacggcgagtatttagagaaaataaaatcaaaaagcaacaacaaacaaagcgaaagaaagttagaattattaatagctgaacgcaatatgatagtcgagcaatgcagaataaaaaataaataaataagcacacaagaaatgcccgtaaaacccgtccgagctgagcgatgacgtcataagcgtgtcgcaatgcattctgggtaattaaggtaaaatttgtgtatagcatgttctatgatagtaataccggaaatagagaaagaaagaaagaaagaaagaaagaaagaaggaaagtgagcaaaaactaacagttccagagctggtctctggaactaataacGCGTTTTACACTCAATCTGCGATAATAAACAAAGCATTTTCAGTGTGATTACCCTTTGAATGCTATAAATTTTTCCTGTCCAATTTCTAAGtgccaaattttacaaattatgttgaattatttgcattttttgcatGCATGGGCATTActtttcattgactacagtATTCGATTAAAAAGTGGAAAAACTATGGGCAAAAGAATAAGGAAATACATGGAATAAAgtcggcaaaaattgacttatgTGCTGAAAGAGATACATGACTAGGATCAAGTCTAGAGAATTAGGATGATTCAGCCACGGATGAGAAGTTTACGAATACGGTTACTTAACATAAATATAGCTAGTAGTGCATAAATTTGAATAACCACTATACAGTATCAACACTGCCTGGCTGATAACATGACCAAAAAGAGAGGTTTTATCATGGTTTTGTAAACATCACGGTAAACTTTTTAAGTGCCAAACATTTGCTATGTAAACTCTATCATCACCTCCATAAAAAGCCTCCCTACTTACAttccacagtacaataaattacccacaattctctttgatttgtatccttgaaggttacttttctaataactttttcagttctacatgcaagcaataatgtgcagcatcagaataattgataaataatatcaagtaaaactacgtttagaaatttcagcTAAAGTTTacaaataaccattaaacaaccatggaagtcacgttttgtaggtactacaaatgccatactctttaggcagcaagttatgacgaactgaaggggtcattctctgagaaaacttagaatgcaaatttttttgtcatttccattggaaaaaatcaatatccttttgttgcaaaaaaacaggtgcaactggtctccctactttccatcacattattctgtatggctgaagacgcaatcagtggaaaattttacaaaaatgctatctcctctctcaatcttgcataattttccaaatcattgaaaatgagaattgaggagaatggtgtccttaaaagtacgttttcagaatttttacaactagtctatgaatttgtctacacatgggagacctgttagacttctctggggaatctctgagtatacaaatcgcaatgaattgTGGGAAATTTACAGGCCTGTGCATTCCACTTCAACATCACTTACCGTTTAGTTCTTTTACACAAGACAGATAGTAGTGTGCAATAACTGCTGGGTTGTTGTTCGTACTGGCAGCTTTAACCCACAATATTTTCCTAGAATAACTTAATAAGACATTTGTACATGTAAGATATCATGACACAGGTAAGGGatttgcacagaaatattgtgATGAACAAATgcctttgaaattgaaattaaagtTTTGATATCCTCTGTAAGGTTGTCATGTTTATAAAGTATGTTTATGGCAAGGCACATCTCAACATTTTTTTATGTGAAGAACAGTTGAGGAACAGTTCAATATTTTTTGGTTTCTATGAGTGTAACACTTACCCATCGATACAGCCACTAATGCATATGCCGTAAGGTTTCAGCTTGTCGTACCTGCATAAAAAGAAGATGTAGGATAAACAACtagaaatctaaaaaaataGTTGATGTGAACACAAAAATTTGACCCTTGTAATACCTTGTAATACCGGTACATGGCTTCAGTGGGTTTTTATTAATTGTGAACCTTTTCTAGATAGAACCTGTGGAAACAGCCCTGGGTAACCTGGTAATCCGCTTACATTGATATCCTTGTATTTCACAAACATTACTGAATTAAGACACGTGTATGAAGTAGTACCTCCGCTATGTAGTTGACTCTTTGCCTTTGTTGTTTAATGCCAGCAGATTTTTTGAATTGGTAAAAGGAATAGCACATACATAAGTTTTTACATCATCTTCTTTGTGTACAACATTTTTTGGTTCATGTTCAGAATGTACCTTGATACCATACATGTAATTGTGTATTCATGGATCACTCATGAATGCttgcatatttacattttcaacagTAATTCCTACACTTAATAAGTTTACTTACCCATCCAGGTGCCACATGTGATTAGGCCCTTTTAAAGAGAATGTGTATCAAATTTTAGGATGCAAACATGTTACAGTTGCATACTGATTGCTGTAATATAAAGATATATTTCTTCACATGTATTCACTTTGTTGCTTAAATCCTTTCCACATCATAAAATACACTCTCAGCGTATCaattatacctatataccattAAGTTTGCTAGCATTGAGTGcacactaaaattaatttttctatgCTAACAATGGTTCAATAACCAGTTTTTCAACTTAGAAAGGCTACATTAAAATACAGTATACTGCAATAAGAAAGAAAGtacaaacactgaaaaaaattcaactaCAAACTACAACAACTAAACATGATTCTATATTCTCACAATCTTCatacaaattaatacaacttTTGACAATGAGTACTTTAAAGTGAGTACAAATGTTGGCCAACAGTTTCAATGGGAAATTCTTGTTCTAAGAATTGTGTCAATTGTGCAAATACTAGTAAAGCAATTAACATATGTTGGCTTAAAACAAAGAACCAGAGTGAGAAACGTGAACTAAAATGTGTAAACTT is a window encoding:
- the LOC139126922 gene encoding uncharacterized protein, with translation MWHLDGYDKLKPYGICISGCIDGYSRKILWVKAASTNNNPAVIAHYYLSCVKELNGCPLRMRADPGTENDTVAAMQIYLRQQGNDPYSGEDSFIYGKSTANQRIEAFWSHLLKCWTEWWRQYFSTLANEGLFTHRSHLHKCLIRHCYLPVIQSELDDIISEWNDHCIRKQPQLHVPCGIPNVLYHCPELSGNIPVCWSSPMSACPQYFIQKILCNLIKLMHMLVLIKLSYN